The following nucleotide sequence is from Prosthecobacter sp..
AACTGCGCACCAAGCTGGCGGAACAGCGCGGCAAGACCTTGGCCGATGTTTCAACTGATCCCGAAGGGATCAAAGAAGGTAGCCAGGGGCAAGGCTGAGGCACGAAGCCGCCGCCCCTGGAATGGAACCACGTCTTCTTTCTCCGAAGGGCGCATGCCGGAGGTATGCGAGAAGCTTTCAATGGCTGTATGTCATCACTGGGCTGGCGAGGGTTTCTCGCATACCTCCGGCATGCGCTCTTGATAGACGATGTTTGTTTCGATGTTCCAGGGGTGGCGCTCGCTGCGCGAGCTTACCCCGGGCTAATTTCTTTGATCCCTTCGGGATCGCCGGAGTGAGCCATACATTCACTGCCCCAGGCTCAGATACTCACGCACCGTGTGATTCATCGCACGTCGTGCCGGAGGAAAGCAGTGCGCCACTTTCTCAAAGGTTTCCTCCATCGCGAACTCCTCCGCCAGGATGTGCTTCCGTGCCGCATCGAGATGGCTGACGACAACCTGCTCGTAGTAGTCCACATCCGGCGCTCCGCGACGCTCCGCCCGGCGGTGCAAAAAGTCGGGATACAGGCAGGTCAGCACGAGGAACTGGTTCGCGCACTGCACATGAAGGAAGAATTTGTGATGCCGGCTCGCGCTCTCGATCGCCTCCAGATAATCCACGCTGTACAGGCTGTCGATGCTGTGATTGATGTCCTCCGGCCCCTTCGTCGGCGTGCAGCCGAAGTCCGCGCACACCACCGCCATGTAGTCCGCCACTGCGATCTCCGTGATGCCGAACTCCTTCAACGAATGCCGTACCACGATGAAGAAGAACAGTTCTGGAGACAGCATCGCCGCCTTCCGTGAGATCAGCGCCGCCTCGAACAGCTTGTCGTTGTCCAGGATGATCGGCACGGCATCCGGGTCATCCATCATCGCCTTGAATCCCTCCTTGCCGCGCTCGGTCAGGGCGAGTGTGTCGCGGATGAAATTCCAATCCGTCGGGGTAAAACGGAACCAGCAGCCAGGGCGAGGGAAGCGCGTCATGGAGATTAAGTGTGAACTGTCATCTACCTTTAGCATAACGAATGCCAGTTGAGTTTTTCAATTGGAAATGACTGCCATGCCGAATGTTCAATCACATTCGCCGGACCTTTGTAAGACCTCTTCACAAATCTCTTGGGCGCATCCATGCACCGTGCTAAGCAAGCTCATGCCCAGAACCGACGGACGCGCCCCAGACCAGCTTCGCAAAATTGAATACGTCCTCGACGTCGCCCCGCACGCTGCGGGCTCGGTGCTCATCGCCTTTGGCAATACCCGCGTCATCTGCACCGCCTGCATCAATGAGGAAGTGCCGCGCTGGATGAAAGTGCAGAACGTCAAAGGCGGCTGGCTCACCGCTGAGTACTCCATGCTGCCGTATTCCACCCTGGAGCGCAAAGACCGCGAAAGCTCACGCGGCAGGCCCGACGGCCGCAGCACTGAAATTCAGCGCCTCATCGGCCGCAGCCTCCGTGCCGTCGTTGATCTCGAAAAACTCGGTGCCCGCACCCTCTGCGTCGATTGCGACGTGCTCCAGGCCGACGGCGGCACCCGCACCGCCGCCATCACCGGCGCCTGCATCGCCGTCTCCATCGCCTTCAACCGCCTGCTCGAAAAAGGCAAGATCACCCGTCAACCGCTCAAGAAAAAGATCGCCGCCGTCAGCGTCGGCATCCTCAAGGGCGAGACGCTGCTCGATCTCTGCTACGTCGAAGACGCCGCCGCTGATGTCGATAGCAACATCGTCCTCACCGAAGACGGCGAATTCGTCGAAATCCAGGGCAGCGGCGAAGAAGCCACCTTCACCGAAGCGCAGCTTCATTCCATGCTCGAATACGGCCGCAAAGGCATCAAAGAACTCGTCACCATCCAGGACGAGGCCATTAACAGCGCCATGAAGCCCGCCGAGGGCAAGGACCTGCAAAAGCTGGCGGAGTTTTTCGGCAAACGCTGAGGAAGAGTTGACGGTAGTTTACAGTTGTTGACCGTGGTTGACGATGGTTTGGCCAAACCACCGTCAACAATCGTAAACAACAGCCAACCACCGTAAACTCATGCCAACGGCTCTGCTCCTCGATCCCATCTACCAACAGCATGACCCAGGCCCGGGGCATCCTGAGAGTGTTCAGCGTCATGTTGCGATCACGAAAGCGCTTACCGAGTCTGGAATCGTCGCCAAAACGCAGTCCATCGCTCCTCGCGTCGCCACCATCGACGAAATCGCGCTCTGCCATGATCGCGGATACATCGCCACCGCGAAGAAAGACGTCGAATCGGGCTTGGAAGACCTCAGCACCGGCGACACCTCGATTTGTCCGCGATCCTATGACGTCGCGATTCAAGCCGTCGGTGGTGTGTTGAACGCCGTCGATGCCGTGTTCGCTGGTAAAGCGCAGAACGCCTTCTGCGCCGTGCGTCCGCCGGGACATCATGCACGTCCGGCGCAAGGCATGGGCTTCTGCCTGTTCAACAACATCGCCATCGCCGCACGTCATGCGCAGAAGCAGCATGGCGCTCAGAAGATCGCTATCGTGGATTGGGACGTGCATCACGGCAACGGCACGCAGGACATCTTCTATGAGGACGGCAGCGTCTTCTTCGCCAGCACGCATCAAAGTCCGCTCTATCCCTTCACCGGCCATGCGGATGAATCTGGCAGTGGAAAAGGCAAAGGCAGCACCTTGAACCTCCCCTTCCCCGCCCGCACCGGCATGTCAGACATCGGCGGCGCCTTCACGAACCGCCTCCTGCCCGCCATCGACAAGTTCAAACCCGATCTGATCCTCATCTCCGCCGGTTTCGACTCCCGCATCGACGATCCCCTCGGCCAGTTCCGTCTCACCGACGACGATTTCATCGCGTTGACCAAACTTCTGCTCGAATCCGCCGCCATACATTGCCAGAACCGCCTCATCTCCGTTTTGGAAGGCGGCTACAACCTCCGCGGCCTCGCCAGCGCCGTCACCGCGCACGTTCAGACGCTCATTGGATAAGAAATCCCAATTTTCAGCGGCGTTGACAGTTAATTTACACAGCATGCCCTTGTCAGAGCGCCGGTTTTCTGATGGCATGCGTGTGCATTCTAAAAAAACACCATGTCCAACTCCCCGCTTCCGAAAGACGACGTCGCCGC
It contains:
- a CDS encoding histone deacetylase is translated as MPTALLLDPIYQQHDPGPGHPESVQRHVAITKALTESGIVAKTQSIAPRVATIDEIALCHDRGYIATAKKDVESGLEDLSTGDTSICPRSYDVAIQAVGGVLNAVDAVFAGKAQNAFCAVRPPGHHARPAQGMGFCLFNNIAIAARHAQKQHGAQKIAIVDWDVHHGNGTQDIFYEDGSVFFASTHQSPLYPFTGHADESGSGKGKGSTLNLPFPARTGMSDIGGAFTNRLLPAIDKFKPDLILISAGFDSRIDDPLGQFRLTDDDFIALTKLLLESAAIHCQNRLISVLEGGYNLRGLASAVTAHVQTLIG
- the rph gene encoding ribonuclease PH; translation: MPRTDGRAPDQLRKIEYVLDVAPHAAGSVLIAFGNTRVICTACINEEVPRWMKVQNVKGGWLTAEYSMLPYSTLERKDRESSRGRPDGRSTEIQRLIGRSLRAVVDLEKLGARTLCVDCDVLQADGGTRTAAITGACIAVSIAFNRLLEKGKITRQPLKKKIAAVSVGILKGETLLDLCYVEDAAADVDSNIVLTEDGEFVEIQGSGEEATFTEAQLHSMLEYGRKGIKELVTIQDEAINSAMKPAEGKDLQKLAEFFGKR